The following coding sequences are from one Psychrobacter sp. AH5 window:
- a CDS encoding alpha/beta hydrolase, whose product MQRFSQLPVSKLTQKPVLHFAHANGMPSAVYEPFFAGLAEFFTIEYIPMLGETPGYRVDDQWRSLTQQVIDSVADACARHGVAQLVAVGHSLGAMCTLQALYRAPKYFNQAVLMDPPWIYGRSSLFWHLAKTLDRLPMMNNRLMDKISPSGISKHRRDVWNSRADAYEQLRHKGFFKHFDERSFQGYIEHGLHERADGKVTLAISKQSEVAVFRTNPSMYWLTPNKGPKPPATLIIGKDSIFLKRKFPHKIKARLGIDFQTHAGGHMFPLEHPDSVSALVLDIIEQQLSE is encoded by the coding sequence ATGCAGAGATTTTCGCAATTACCCGTATCAAAACTAACGCAAAAGCCGGTGCTACATTTTGCTCATGCTAATGGCATGCCAAGTGCCGTTTATGAGCCTTTTTTTGCTGGATTAGCTGAGTTTTTTACTATCGAATATATCCCAATGTTAGGGGAGACGCCTGGTTATCGAGTAGATGATCAATGGCGTAGTTTGACGCAGCAAGTCATCGATAGTGTGGCAGATGCTTGCGCGCGTCACGGTGTGGCGCAACTCGTTGCGGTAGGTCACTCTTTGGGAGCTATGTGTACTTTACAAGCGCTATACCGTGCGCCCAAGTACTTTAATCAAGCGGTATTAATGGATCCGCCTTGGATTTATGGGCGTAGTAGCTTATTTTGGCATCTGGCCAAAACGCTAGATAGATTACCAATGATGAATAATCGCTTGATGGATAAAATATCGCCATCAGGCATCTCCAAACATCGCCGTGATGTCTGGAATAGTCGAGCGGACGCTTATGAGCAATTACGCCATAAAGGTTTTTTTAAGCATTTTGATGAGCGTAGCTTTCAAGGATATATCGAGCATGGATTACATGAGCGCGCTGATGGCAAAGTGACTTTGGCTATCTCAAAACAAAGCGAAGTGGCAGTGTTTCGAACCAATCCATCGATGTATTGGTTGACGCCTAACAAAGGACCCAAGCCACCAGCTACGCTAATCATTGGCAAAGATAGTATCTTTTTAAAACGTAAATTCCCTCATAAAATAAAAGCGCGTTTGGGTATAGATTTTCAGACTCATGCCGGCGGTCATATGTTTCCGCTTGAGCATCCAGACTCAGTGTCAGCGCTGGTATTAGATATCATTGAGCAGCAGTTATCTGAGTAG
- a CDS encoding ComEC/Rec2 family competence protein translates to MYWLIGTLIIVAMIGVLTVAADSELSALESLPLIVTSNGWFLPLLLFAMAFILILFKLRTALVFSPPIALVTEQPAIEELALTANSNSAKTTLPVTASITRLYNRALLIKAIRYLIVALLALALLTGSILQALTQHQQLQLTKVSTAMRVQAWVTIEGIRDSVYDASTNSGYRQVATLSHIAPLTAELSSNDLTAQSIENANNPLPKSNQLNERRVLLSLYPKKANDDPSIVTLNNLKPGSRILMSLSLAPLASSEQTLNNPTGFDSYRWLRARHIDGVATIIAVSSVTEHSSSLALANDDATLFWQRARNTIDNWRLQLRQHFYQDWSAKTASEQQAQAVTLSLLTGDRSLINRETKDLYQLAGISHLLAISGTHVLFMAIMLAAMAVLLVQRFYPALYRTAARWQVRWWVIIASAFIYALFTGFDVPAARTAWMLLALGLVRLTLVPISTMRVLLALAIIMAWMDPYVLWQAGYWLSFIAVALLLKYEDVLQSQTLNSNSSLSLSYSTSSSIISENRQSFIKLKLLNSKGWLLFKRIFRLQLWLFIALLPITLLLFGKVSLWGLVINLFAIGLFGWLIVPLNLLAGLCYLLSPAIADSIWALVSSIVSYLHQLIEWLTTLPILSSAWLYTPINFAMVLMAVLVILPWLLPRGLLSRLLSLPPLTLLLMTIYANQHSFSQTPTLYILPTGDRYITSAVLIYPIDKNNANQSKEGEKSLRQDKISWLFLADHRVQGEDSKPSSLIADKLTKILEQQLRTLAIKNLQGIIVQSSDSALTATLSDTTKSDKRKASSKNTKGLQDLQNLSGAQPLLALTVARLSQVLPTAQYWQAGRHELWPALLPQTQKSQSSLTNTPYISAQDCQTGKRWQDLSGQLKLQVLTGWREIDDASVWDCSVAIDSSLPITVVHYKASNPQQPTKATVQMLVDDKGLAILDKAKTDSTVETITEPTASSRLILDSATHKRSWQLWSLMCRAEPFALDISQAATTSSAWLSHSSSRVSTQVLEMQQAKQIITYDEQPLEAALMLEDNY, encoded by the coding sequence GTGTATTGGTTGATTGGCACTTTAATTATAGTCGCTATGATTGGCGTATTAACGGTAGCGGCCGATAGTGAGTTATCAGCTCTGGAGAGTCTACCGCTGATAGTGACTAGTAATGGTTGGTTTTTACCTTTGCTACTTTTTGCAATGGCTTTTATTTTGATCCTCTTTAAGCTGCGAACCGCTTTAGTATTCTCACCTCCCATAGCGCTAGTAACCGAGCAACCAGCAATAGAGGAATTAGCTTTAACAGCTAATAGCAACTCTGCAAAAACTACCTTACCTGTCACTGCTTCAATAACACGCCTTTATAATCGCGCCTTACTTATCAAAGCTATCCGTTATCTAATCGTAGCGTTATTAGCGCTCGCTTTACTTACTGGCAGTATCTTACAGGCATTAACTCAGCATCAACAGTTGCAGCTTACCAAAGTGAGCACAGCTATGCGGGTACAAGCTTGGGTAACTATCGAGGGTATTAGAGATAGCGTCTATGATGCCAGTACCAATAGCGGCTATCGACAAGTCGCTACTTTGAGCCATATAGCGCCACTGACAGCTGAGCTAAGCTCCAACGATTTAACAGCGCAAAGTATCGAGAACGCAAACAACCCTTTGCCCAAAAGCAACCAATTAAACGAGCGGCGCGTATTACTAAGCTTATACCCCAAAAAAGCCAATGATGACCCTAGTATTGTCACCCTCAATAATCTAAAGCCTGGCTCGCGTATATTAATGAGCTTATCACTAGCGCCGCTAGCCAGCTCTGAGCAAACGCTAAATAATCCGACTGGTTTTGATAGTTATCGTTGGCTACGTGCTCGTCATATTGATGGGGTAGCGACTATTATTGCAGTGAGCTCAGTCACTGAGCACTCATCAAGCTTAGCGCTAGCTAACGATGACGCTACCTTATTTTGGCAGCGAGCGCGTAACACTATCGATAATTGGCGTTTGCAACTACGTCAGCATTTTTATCAAGATTGGTCCGCTAAAACCGCTAGTGAACAACAAGCGCAAGCCGTGACCTTGAGCCTACTTACCGGTGATCGCAGCTTAATCAATCGCGAGACCAAAGATCTGTACCAGCTAGCCGGTATCTCGCATTTGTTAGCGATTTCGGGTACTCATGTGCTATTTATGGCTATTATGTTAGCGGCTATGGCAGTGCTATTAGTTCAGCGATTTTATCCGGCACTCTATCGCACCGCGGCGCGCTGGCAAGTACGTTGGTGGGTGATAATAGCGTCGGCTTTTATTTATGCGTTATTTACAGGTTTTGATGTACCCGCAGCACGTACCGCTTGGATGCTATTAGCTCTAGGGCTAGTGCGCCTAACCTTGGTGCCTATTAGCACCATGCGAGTGCTGCTGGCATTAGCGATCATTATGGCTTGGATGGATCCGTACGTGTTATGGCAAGCGGGTTATTGGCTGTCTTTTATTGCGGTAGCTTTATTACTAAAATACGAGGATGTGCTACAAAGCCAAACTTTAAACTCTAATTCTTCATTATCTCTATCATATTCTACTAGCTCGTCAATAATCAGCGAAAATCGGCAAAGCTTTATCAAGTTAAAGCTCTTGAATAGTAAAGGCTGGTTACTATTCAAGCGTATCTTTAGATTGCAGCTTTGGTTATTTATCGCGCTGCTGCCTATCACTTTATTGTTATTTGGCAAAGTCTCGCTATGGGGACTTGTGATTAACTTATTTGCTATTGGTTTATTCGGTTGGCTCATTGTGCCGCTAAATTTACTAGCCGGGCTTTGCTATTTATTATCGCCAGCTATCGCTGATAGCATTTGGGCGTTGGTTAGTAGCATTGTCAGTTATTTACATCAATTGATTGAGTGGCTAACGACGCTGCCTATACTAAGTAGCGCTTGGTTATATACGCCTATCAATTTTGCTATGGTATTGATGGCGGTACTGGTGATATTGCCATGGCTACTGCCACGCGGACTGCTGAGCCGCTTATTGTCACTACCGCCGCTGACGCTTTTGCTGATGACTATTTATGCCAATCAGCACTCTTTTTCTCAGACACCAACCCTCTATATTTTGCCGACAGGCGATCGTTATATCACGTCAGCAGTACTTATTTATCCTATTGATAAAAATAATGCTAACCAAAGTAAAGAGGGTGAAAAATCACTGAGGCAAGATAAGATAAGCTGGCTATTTTTGGCAGATCATAGAGTGCAAGGTGAGGATAGTAAGCCAAGCTCATTAATCGCTGATAAGCTTACGAAAATATTAGAGCAGCAACTGCGCACACTCGCTATAAAAAATCTGCAAGGTATCATCGTGCAAAGTAGCGACTCAGCTTTGACGGCAACTTTGTCTGATACTACTAAAAGCGATAAGCGTAAAGCAAGTTCTAAAAATACTAAAGGCTTGCAAGATTTGCAAAACTTATCAGGCGCGCAGCCGCTATTAGCGTTGACGGTAGCGCGATTAAGCCAAGTGTTACCTACGGCGCAATATTGGCAGGCAGGGCGGCATGAGCTTTGGCCAGCGCTTTTACCACAAACCCAAAAAAGCCAATCGTCACTTACTAATACACCTTATATTAGTGCCCAAGACTGTCAAACAGGTAAGCGGTGGCAAGATTTGAGCGGACAGCTAAAATTACAAGTGCTGACTGGTTGGCGTGAGATTGATGATGCTAGCGTTTGGGATTGTAGTGTGGCTATCGACAGCTCGTTGCCGATAACGGTAGTGCATTATAAGGCTAGTAATCCTCAGCAGCCTACTAAAGCTACTGTGCAAATGCTTGTTGATGATAAAGGATTAGCTATCTTAGATAAAGCTAAGACTGACTCGACAGTTGAGACCATAACTGAGCCTACAGCTTCGTCGCGGCTTATTCTGGATAGTGCTACTCACAAACGCAGCTGGCAGTTGTGGTCGCTAATGTGTCGCGCTGAACCTTTCGCGTTAGATATCAGCCAAGCCGCGACTACTTCAAGCGCTTGGCTGAGTCATAGTAGCTCAAGGGTGTCGACACAGGTGTTAGAGATGCAGCAGGCTAAGCAAATAATAACTTATGATGAGCAACCCTTGGAGGCCGCGTTGATGCTTGAGGATAATTATTAA
- the lolD gene encoding lipoprotein-releasing ABC transporter ATP-binding protein LolD codes for MSAILKASNISKIYDEGAVHTQVLTGLDLNINAGERIAIVGTSGSGKSTLLHLLGGLDTPTSGEVWLHGECLNHMNETERGAMRNKYLGFIYQFHHLLAEFTAIENVAMPLLMRPKVSTTEARKQAIEILENVGLGHRLEHRPGELSGGERQRVAIARALVTKPSLILADEPTGNLDYDNAQSVFGLLSELQSTMKTALLMVTHDRSLAALADRQLLLRNGHWENY; via the coding sequence AAGTGCTAACTGGTTTGGATCTTAATATCAATGCCGGCGAGCGTATAGCTATCGTTGGCACTAGTGGTTCGGGCAAGAGTACCTTATTGCATCTATTAGGTGGTCTTGATACGCCTACTAGCGGTGAAGTTTGGTTACATGGGGAGTGTCTTAATCATATGAATGAGACCGAACGCGGTGCCATGCGCAATAAATATCTAGGTTTTATTTACCAGTTTCATCATCTATTAGCGGAGTTTACCGCAATAGAAAATGTCGCTATGCCGCTGCTTATGCGCCCAAAAGTATCAACTACTGAGGCTCGTAAGCAGGCGATTGAGATTTTAGAAAATGTGGGTTTGGGTCATCGTTTGGAGCACAGACCTGGTGAGCTATCCGGTGGTGAGCGTCAAAGGGTTGCTATTGCTCGCGCTTTGGTCACTAAGCCTTCGCTTATTTTAGCCGATGAGCCTACCGGAAACTTGGATTATGATAATGCACAAAGTGTTTTTGGGCTACTCTCAGAGCTACAAAGCACTATGAAAACGGCATTATTAATGGTGACTCATGATCGTAGCCTCGCTGCGCTAGCGGATCGTCAGCTACTATTACGCAATGGCCACTGGGAAAACTACTAG
- the dusA gene encoding tRNA dihydrouridine(20/20a) synthase DusA, whose product MVDMTNKRLSVAPMIDWTTTDYRYFARLFNPHVYLYTEMISTGALIHGNRARHLRFDAREHPLVLQLGGADITEMTQCAEFAQQHHYDEVNINVGCPSDRVQHNKIGACLMAEPDTVASLVKHMQAAVDIPVTVKHRIGIDDFDSYEFMKDFVETVAAAGCSRFIVHARTALLQGLSPKQNREIPPLRYEDVYRLKQEFPELDIEINGGIETVQDIENHLQYIDGVMIGRAFYHNPYLLAQANSLWGEPAPKRSAILAQLYPYLRQQIAQGEALPTMSRHYLGLFQGLNGARRWRQALSGKPSLTVEDVEAAAAEVLALNPEV is encoded by the coding sequence ATGGTTGATATGACCAATAAGCGCTTGTCAGTCGCTCCAATGATTGATTGGACGACTACCGATTATCGTTATTTTGCCCGTCTGTTTAATCCGCATGTTTATCTGTATACGGAGATGATTAGCACTGGTGCGCTGATACATGGTAATCGCGCCCGGCATTTGCGTTTCGATGCGCGCGAACATCCTCTCGTTTTGCAATTAGGCGGCGCCGATATCACCGAGATGACTCAGTGCGCTGAGTTTGCTCAGCAGCATCACTATGATGAGGTCAATATAAATGTCGGTTGTCCCTCAGATCGCGTACAGCATAATAAGATAGGTGCTTGCTTGATGGCAGAGCCCGATACCGTGGCAAGCTTAGTCAAACACATGCAAGCGGCGGTCGATATTCCGGTAACTGTCAAACACCGCATTGGGATTGATGATTTTGATAGTTATGAGTTTATGAAGGATTTTGTTGAAACCGTGGCAGCAGCAGGTTGCAGCCGTTTTATCGTCCATGCTCGTACCGCTTTGCTACAAGGTCTTAGTCCCAAACAAAATCGTGAAATACCGCCGCTACGTTATGAGGATGTCTACCGCCTCAAACAGGAGTTCCCTGAGCTTGATATCGAGATTAATGGCGGTATCGAGACGGTGCAGGATATCGAAAACCATCTACAATATATTGATGGAGTAATGATTGGCCGTGCTTTTTATCACAATCCTTATCTGCTTGCTCAAGCCAATAGCTTATGGGGCGAGCCTGCACCAAAACGCTCTGCTATCTTAGCTCAGCTGTACCCTTATCTTCGTCAGCAAATAGCGCAAGGCGAAGCGTTACCGACTATGTCTCGGCACTATTTAGGGCTCTTTCAAGGCTTGAATGGAGCACGCAGATGGCGACAGGCTTTGAGCGGTAAACCAAGTTTGACAGTAGAAGATGTTGAAGCGGCGGCAGCTGAGGTATTAGCGCTTAATCCTGAGGTTTAA
- a CDS encoding CPBP family intramembrane glutamic endopeptidase, protein MPKLTRLSAQTPQPLFSLFEAMALLVGMVFAFFASQLLGVYIAGRLLLPAFKTQTVADVFYHASGNGTIVSSSIFLSLLFLSALIVLLIRSKGGRVSDYLALKRFNLKVAIGSFGLLLIFLIGSQALTYLLDKSPSLFVDPLYQSVSSVWLLIIALVIVAPIYEELVFRGIIWSALKEQFSLRYVANSLSLAEARAKSEAHGALMASLITSLVFAIMHLQYGLYEISTIVLLAMIFCYARYKSGSLLLPILLHIFNNGLAMGQYLL, encoded by the coding sequence ATGCCAAAACTCACCCGCTTATCTGCTCAAACTCCACAGCCGCTATTCTCTCTTTTTGAAGCTATGGCGCTGCTAGTTGGTATGGTGTTTGCTTTTTTTGCCAGTCAGCTGTTAGGGGTTTATATTGCCGGCAGGCTGCTATTACCAGCGTTTAAAACGCAAACGGTAGCGGACGTTTTTTATCATGCTAGCGGTAATGGAACTATTGTTAGTAGCTCTATCTTCTTAAGTTTGCTGTTTTTGAGCGCTCTGATAGTGCTCCTTATCCGTTCAAAAGGCGGTAGGGTTAGTGACTATTTAGCACTAAAGCGCTTTAATTTGAAAGTAGCTATCGGCAGCTTTGGACTGTTATTGATATTTTTGATCGGCAGTCAAGCGCTGACTTATCTATTAGATAAATCGCCTTCACTATTTGTCGATCCTCTGTACCAGTCGGTAAGCTCAGTGTGGCTACTGATTATCGCTTTGGTGATTGTCGCGCCTATTTATGAAGAGCTGGTGTTTCGCGGGATTATCTGGTCAGCGCTCAAAGAGCAGTTTTCGTTGAGGTATGTCGCAAACTCGCTATCGCTAGCAGAGGCGAGAGCGAAGTCTGAGGCACATGGCGCGCTAATGGCTAGCTTGATCACCAGCTTAGTGTTTGCCATTATGCATTTGCAATACGGCTTGTATGAGATCAGTACTATCGTTTTGCTCGCCATGATATTTTGTTACGCTCGCTACAAATCAGGCTCACTATTATTGCCAATATTATTGCATATCTTTAATAACGGTTTGGCGATGGGGCAGTATTTATTATAA
- the sppA gene encoding signal peptide peptidase SppA, giving the protein MPNWPPDPNKRPDNSANQPLPLQQVPANQPSGQEWRLIEKTLLASVEEQRRSRRWSIFFKLLTFGYILLLFFSFSRGCSTKTPTGIEGTNSPHLAVVELQGVISNGDIANAYDISEALTRAFENNNAKAVALDINSPGGSPVQSDEIWQTMMDLRKQYPDKKLYAVIGDIGASGAYYIASAADEIYVNPSSLVGSIGVIMPSYNIEGLMDKVGVEDRTITAGEYKDILSLSRPLTAYEEQHVEKVLANTHKHFINAVKEGRGDRLKNPEANKLFSGLFWTGEQSIALGLADKKGSIASLEKQLKLNNVVNYSPVDPFQLFMDRFAVKLGAGVGSSIILDMLPQQEGSAEMR; this is encoded by the coding sequence ATGCCCAACTGGCCACCAGACCCTAACAAACGTCCTGATAATTCGGCAAATCAACCGCTACCTTTACAGCAGGTACCGGCCAATCAGCCAAGCGGACAAGAATGGCGTCTTATCGAAAAAACCTTATTAGCCAGTGTTGAAGAGCAGCGCCGCTCTAGGCGTTGGAGTATCTTTTTTAAGCTGCTGACCTTTGGTTATATCTTGTTGTTATTCTTTAGCTTCAGCCGAGGCTGTAGTACCAAAACGCCTACTGGTATTGAAGGAACTAACTCTCCACATCTGGCAGTGGTTGAGCTACAAGGCGTCATCAGCAACGGCGATATAGCCAATGCTTATGATATCAGCGAAGCTTTGACTCGCGCTTTTGAGAATAACAATGCAAAAGCGGTAGCTTTAGATATCAACTCTCCAGGCGGCTCACCAGTGCAGTCTGATGAGATCTGGCAAACGATGATGGATCTGCGCAAACAGTATCCTGATAAAAAGCTCTACGCGGTCATCGGTGATATCGGTGCTTCTGGTGCTTATTATATTGCTTCTGCAGCGGATGAGATCTATGTCAATCCATCAAGTTTGGTGGGCTCTATCGGCGTTATTATGCCAAGTTATAACATCGAAGGCTTGATGGATAAAGTGGGTGTCGAAGATCGCACTATTACCGCTGGCGAATATAAAGACATCTTAAGCCTATCGCGTCCGCTTACTGCTTATGAAGAGCAGCATGTTGAGAAGGTGCTAGCTAATACCCATAAGCACTTCATTAATGCGGTAAAAGAGGGCCGCGGTGATCGTCTCAAAAATCCTGAAGCTAATAAATTATTCTCAGGGTTATTTTGGACCGGCGAGCAGTCTATCGCTTTGGGCTTGGCCGATAAAAAGGGTAGTATTGCTAGCTTAGAGAAGCAATTGAAGCTTAATAACGTCGTGAACTACTCTCCTGTTGATCCGTTCCAGTTATTTATGGATCGTTTTGCCGTAAAATTAGGCGCTGGCGTGGGCTCAAGTATTATCCTTGATATGTTGCCGCAACAAGAGGGCAGTGCTGAGATGCGTTAG
- a CDS encoding DUF2062 domain-containing protein, whose translation MSKKRLKNLLPTPEQILQSRSLKLFAPHLADPRLWQFNRHSLNKAVYIGVLSAFFPLPGQMLLALIGALIFRANVPMALGLTWITNPLTTLPIFYAGYYIGAKIIDVPMISLRLIGRMIADFSLWVLSDGANPFVTHSGKVSITAFCLGLTILAIITSIVCGLAFKAIWRYKTVVSWQKRQGLRNDKTPKP comes from the coding sequence GTGTCCAAAAAACGTCTAAAAAACCTACTTCCTACTCCCGAACAAATCTTACAAAGCCGTAGTCTAAAACTATTTGCGCCGCATTTAGCGGATCCTAGGTTGTGGCAGTTTAATCGCCATAGCCTAAATAAAGCGGTTTATATTGGGGTGCTTAGTGCGTTTTTTCCGCTACCAGGACAGATGCTATTAGCTTTGATTGGCGCGCTTATCTTTCGCGCTAATGTGCCGATGGCGCTTGGTCTGACTTGGATTACCAATCCGTTGACGACTCTGCCCATCTTTTATGCCGGCTATTATATTGGCGCAAAAATCATCGATGTGCCGATGATTAGCTTACGGCTGATTGGTAGGATGATTGCTGATTTTAGCTTGTGGGTATTATCAGATGGCGCCAATCCTTTTGTCACGCATAGCGGCAAAGTATCGATTACCGCTTTTTGTTTGGGACTGACTATTTTAGCTATCATTACTAGCATCGTTTGTGGTTTGGCATTCAAAGCGATTTGGCGTTATAAAACAGTAGTCAGTTGGCAAAAACGACAAGGATTACGTAATGATAAAACACCAAAACCTTAG
- a CDS encoding MFS transporter: MMIFVCLTSAITFFDFLIYLYMADYISSAFFPINVDPRVTRLQGLGLFAIGYLARPLGGVIFGRYGDIKGRKPLLLISILVTAACMMTMSVLPTYAQWGLMAPILFIVLRLIQGMAFGVYVPLSWIYIAEQVPRQYLSVGCSYVTASFFVGVLFSNAFFVWLTGSMTPVQLLDYGWRVPFISAAVLSFLPLFAWRLINESPFFIEMQAKKALDKTAITEPFTLLLKYCKHAVFLGLMLSLIIASITTVVALLLPSLIELRFVLDTDLFGFSHSLGIIFMVFGCIFYGILSNYENFGKILVIGSVLLIGQMFAFYYHLQAGGDYILIMYALLGFFAGIVGMVPAIFVQLFPTNVRLTGIAFSYNVMYAIVGGTLPFILGYATSYISFSPALYVAFIGAIGIMIGLYFYHLPESRKLDRII, from the coding sequence ATGATGATTTTTGTCTGCCTAACTAGTGCTATCACTTTTTTTGACTTTTTGATTTATTTGTATATGGCAGATTATATCTCTTCTGCTTTTTTTCCGATAAACGTTGATCCTCGGGTTACTAGATTACAAGGTTTAGGCTTATTTGCTATCGGCTATTTAGCTCGCCCTCTTGGCGGTGTTATTTTTGGCCGCTATGGCGATATTAAGGGAAGAAAACCTTTATTATTGATCAGTATATTGGTTACCGCAGCTTGTATGATGACCATGTCGGTACTGCCTACTTATGCGCAGTGGGGTTTGATGGCTCCTATTTTGTTTATTGTTTTACGGCTGATTCAGGGGATGGCGTTTGGGGTTTATGTGCCTTTGTCTTGGATATATATCGCTGAGCAAGTGCCGCGCCAGTATTTATCTGTGGGTTGTAGCTATGTAACGGCTAGCTTCTTTGTTGGCGTGTTATTTTCTAATGCCTTTTTTGTCTGGCTAACAGGCTCAATGACGCCTGTTCAGCTATTGGACTACGGCTGGCGTGTGCCTTTTATCTCAGCTGCCGTACTGAGCTTTTTGCCACTATTTGCTTGGCGTTTGATTAACGAATCACCGTTTTTTATTGAAATGCAGGCAAAAAAAGCTTTGGATAAAACGGCTATTACTGAGCCTTTTACTTTACTACTAAAATACTGTAAGCATGCGGTATTTTTGGGTCTTATGCTTAGTCTAATCATTGCCAGTATCACTACGGTAGTTGCATTACTATTGCCAAGCTTGATTGAACTACGCTTTGTTTTAGATACTGATCTGTTTGGTTTTTCGCATAGTTTAGGCATTATCTTTATGGTTTTTGGCTGTATTTTTTACGGTATTCTCTCCAATTATGAGAATTTTGGTAAAATACTTGTGATAGGATCAGTGCTGCTCATCGGTCAGATGTTCGCCTTTTATTATCATTTGCAAGCAGGCGGTGATTACATCTTGATTATGTATGCGCTCTTAGGCTTTTTTGCCGGTATTGTCGGCATGGTGCCGGCTATTTTTGTTCAATTATTTCCAACTAACGTACGTCTAACGGGTATAGCCTTCTCTTACAATGTGATGTATGCCATTGTTGGCGGAACTCTACCTTTTATTCTCGGTTATGCCACCTCATATATTAGCTTTTCTCCAGCGCTATATGTCGCCTTTATTGGCGCTATAGGCATTATGATTGGTCTATATTTTTATCATTTACCTGAGTCTAGAAAGCTGGATCGTATTATTTAA